The region CGAAGCAGACAGGAAGTTTATCGGCACCTTTGGCGGCACCTATACATTAAAGGACGGAAAGCTGACGCAGCAGCTCGAGTATAATACCTTGGATTCGGCCGTGGTGGGCACCTCCAACACACTTGATTATACTTTGCAGAACGGGCAGCTGCAGCTAAGCGGCGATAACCTGAAGCAGACCTGGGCCAGGACAGACAAAAACACAGCCTCGCCACTGGAAGGCGCCTGGCGCATCACCGGCCGCGCCGGACAGGATGGCAAAGTGAACCCGATCCATACCACCGGCCCGCGAAAAACACTCAAGATCCTTTCCGGCGACCGCTTCCAGTGGATTGCCTTTAACACCGAGACTAAGGAGTTCTCCGGCACCGGCGGCGGCACGTATACCGCCGAAAACGGAACGTACACCGAGCACATCGAGTTCTTCTCCCGCGACTCCAGCCGCGTGGGGGCCAGCCTCAGTTTCGACTTTGAAGTACGGGACGGCAAGTGGCACCACAGCGGCACCAGCAGCACCGGCAAGCCCATCAACGAAGTATGGGAGCGCCTGTAGCGCTACCCAAAAAGACACCCGGATTCATACTTATTTGGCGTGCAGGCGCAGTGGCCGAAAAAATAAATAAGTGATTTTAATCCGCTTAAAAATGGCTTTGTAAAATATTTATCGTACATTGTAAGAAATAATGAACAAATACACCGCCATTTATGTAGTAGGTGTATAATAATCAACATAATATGAATCAAGGAACAGTAAAATTCTTTAATGACTCGAAAGGGTTTGGGTTTATTAAGGAAGCAAATTCAGATCAGGAGTACTTCGTACACGTATCAGGTTTGGTACACGAGATCAAAGAAAATGACGAGGTAACTTTTGACCTGCAAGAAGGTAGAAAAGGACTAAACGCGGTTAACGTTAAGCGTGCTTAGTTTTAACATACAAGTTATCCTAAAAGAGCCTTACGTTAAGTAGGGCTTTTTTATTTACCTGCGGATGCAGGCACCGCCTGCTGCTTTCCGATCGTTATACCTTTAAACCACTTCCATGAATAGAAAATATATAGTAGACCCCACCACTCGCGAATACATATGCGTAGCACTAAAGAAGGGACAGGATTGGATACCTAACAACCAGGAAGCGCTGCAGGAATTTATGAGCTCGCGCTCAGAAGAGTTAAGTACCGAAGAAGAACTGGTGTCCGGCGAGTTTAACGATAACACTTTCTTTGAGAAGTGGATCCGCAACGGCACCAACTACATGTTCCAATATTAAGGATTTTAAACCCTATGGGGCATCCGGCAAGTATAATAAAGAACATCAAAGATCATTAACAATATATGGGTAGATCACAGGAAACCTTTAGTAAAAAAGAAAAAGAGAAGAAACGCCTCAAGAAGAGGCAGGATAAGGAGCAGAAGAAAGAGGACCGGAAGGCTTCGTCCAGCAAGGGCCAGGACCTGGAGGACATGCTGGCTTATGTGGATGATGAGGGCAATATTACCTCTACCCCGCCAGACCCAACCAAGAAGCGGAAAGAGGTAAAGCAGGAAGACATCCAGATCGGGGTGCCGAAGCAGGAAGACCTGGAGCCGACTGACCTGACCAGAACAGGAACGGTGACCTTCTTCAACACCTCGAAAGGCTATGGCTTTATAAAGGACAGCGACACGCAGGAAAGCATTTTCGTGCACCAGAACGACCTGAGCGGCCCTGTAAAGGAGAACGACAAGGTAACGTTTGAGGTGGAGAGAGGCCTGAAAGGCCTGAACGCCGTGAATGTGAAGATCGCCTAACACAACCTCTTAAATCAGTACCTTTCGGTTCTATAGCCGAAAGGCAGGAGTAGCTTTATCGGTGCCCCAACGGGCACCTTTTTTTTGCCCTACCCGCCCGGTTCTGCCCGCCCTATTTATTCTTTGTGCCGCCTCCGCACCACCTTCCTGCATCTCAATTTCAACATATATCTCATGATCAGCGTATTACCAACACCGCCGGCTGCCTGCTGATTTGCGGGCGCTGCGCCAAACCTAAACTATGGAAAAAACGATCTATCGAGATGGCTGAAATCAATATTGAGAAAAAGAAGAAATCTATGTGGCCCTGGTTAATTCTGCTGCTGGTAATTATAGCACTGATCGTCTGGGCACTGTATGAACTGACGAACGAACCCGATGAAGTGGAGTTCCAGGAGGCCCCTGCCACAGGCATGGTAATCCCTGCCGAAACGCAGCTTGCCTCTCATGCCATTACAGTAGTATAAAAATGAAACTAAGAAAGCAAAGCTATGAAAAACGAGGATTTTAGAAACGAGCGCCTGGTGCCGCTAAGCGCCATGAAAGACTATAAAGTGGCCAAGGATAACCCGGATGTACTGGGCTGGAGAGTGGTTGGGGCCGACGGCGAGAGCCTGGGCATGGTTAGGGACCTGATCTTTGACCCGGCTGCCATGAAGGTGCGCTACCTGGCCGTGTTGGCTGATCGCAGGTTCTTTAACACCGGCGACGACCAGCGGCTGCTGGTGCCTATCGGTGTGGCCGCGCTGGATAAGAAAGGAAAGAAGGTGTTTGTGTCGGCCATAGACTCCAACACCGTAAGCAACTACCCTGTTTACCAGGGCGGGCCGATTTCCGAGGACTATGAGTATGCCGTTCGCGATACCCTGCAGCGAAACCAGCGCGCCACCATGCCGGGCACCACAGCAGAGCACCGGGAAGAGTTCGACGAGGCGCTGCACGAGCAGAAAACACGTTCCGGCAATATTCCCAGCGATTTCTATAACGACGCCTCCTTCGACGAGGACCGGTTTTATACATCGGACCAGGAGGTATACCGCGAGAAAATCTACTCCACCCGGGATTATGATGAAACGCTAACAGATCCGTCAGACACAGACCTTCGCCACGAGGAAAGGGGGCCGAAATCCGTGGAAGAGTCTATCTCTACCATTGAAAGGCTGGAGCACCTGCGCGAGAAAGGCTCCATTACGCAAGAGGAATTTATACTTCTGAAGAGGCGCGCCCTGGACCTGTAAGCGCTGCGTTACTTCAAGTTGTAAAGCCACATCGTTCACAGCGATGTGGCTTTGCTTTTTGCGGCTTCCTGTACTTCCTCCGGCGGCTCTTAAGCTGCAAGCGGCGCAGATGGGCAGAAAGAAGGAAGTATGGTCTTCGAGCAGGCTTGAGTGGCAATGATCACAGACTACGAAATTCTACCGAACTATCTTTGTACGATAAAATGGAGCGACACCATGCCTCCGGAACAGAACACAACTAGATTCGCAAAGTATAACCGAAAATAACCGATCCAGACCATAAAAGTAAAGCAACTTAATGACAAGGGGTTAGCTCATCTCTCTTACGCCATCCTAAGCGAGCAGACCAGGGAAGTGAAGCTGGTAGACCCGGCCCGTAATCCGGAGCCCTACTATGATTTCGCCTCGGAAAATGATGCCCGCATCGTGGGTGTGATCGAGACGCACCCGCACGCGGATTTCTTGAGCTCGCACCTGGAGATACACAAGAAAAATAAGCGCCACCATTTATACCCATACCCTGGTGGGCGCGTATTATCCGCGTGCCCCCTTCATTGAAGGGGGGCGTTCAACATCCAGAACGGGGCCAAATTTGATGGCTGGGTAGCAACGTGGGCCCCGGTGAAAAGTTTTATCTGGTGGCAGACAGTGGGCAGGCGCTCTCCGAGTTAATCGGCAAAGCAGCCAAGATCGGCTAGGAGCTACTTATAAAAAGGGCTTTTGTCGTGGAGGGCGTCACGGAAGAACAGTCTCCGCTCATATCCCTGGAGGATTTTAAGCGCAGCCCTGAAAAGTATACCGTCGTGGATATACGCAACGAGTCAGAGGTGAAGGGTTGTAAGTTTTTTGACAAGGCGGTCAACATCCCGTACCGGAGTTTCGGGAGCGCGTGGAAGAGGTTCCTGCAGACAAGACCGTGGTGATGCATTGCGCCGGGGGCTACCGCTCCGCAGCCGGTTTCAGCATCCTGCAGGCGTCCCTGCCCCAAACGCAAGTGTTTGACCTGAGCGAAGCTGTCAACGAATTTAAGAACAAGCCAAAATAAGCAAAAGCTGCATAAGTATGCAGTGCGGGCGCTACCGGTGTCCGCACTGTTTTTTTATCCGTACCTTAGTCCAAACAAGCGCTTATATGTTGCTTAAATGGAAAAACTGAACAGAGACACCGGGGTTTAGGAGATAGAGGAGTAGAGGGTTAGAGCGTTTGTTTCAACTGCTCCTTTTATGTGAGAAGTATAGATTATTTTATACTTTCGGCCTCTGAAAAAGTATAAATTTCTCCTAACCCTACTACGTGTTAAGAAAAATAATGCCACCGATTTCCAGAAGACAAAAAGGTTTACTTATCGGGAATATTGCTATCCTCCTTAATCCTCTAACTCTCTTACTCCTAAACTCGCAACTCTCTCTGTGATAATAGTCACTGATGCGGGCGGACAGGTACTGTACCTTTACATCATTAAGTAACAAGAAAAACAACAATGGAAATTTTTGGATACGTGGCTGCACTCTTCATCGGGTTCTCGCTGGGCCTTATTGGTGGCGGCGGTTCTATTCTGACGGTTCCGGTACTGGTATACCTGCTTGGCCTAAGCCCGGTTATCGCAACAGCCTACTCCCTCTTCATCGTGGGCCTGACCAGTTTGGTAGGCAGCTATAAGTTTTACAAAAACGGGCTGGTGAGCCTGAAAACAGCGACCGTGTTTGGCCTGCCCTCTATCGTGGCAGTTTACCTGACGCGGCGCTACATCGTGGCGGCCATCCCTGAAAACATCTTCTCTATCGGCAACTTAATGGTCACCAAAGACCTGTTGCTGATGCTACTCTTTGCCGGCCTCATGGTCTTTGCCTCCATCAGCATGATCAGGAAGAAAAGATCGCCCGCGCTACCAGTGGACGAGAACATAGACACCGCCCCCGGGGTAAGCAGCCCTAACGGCAAGCACCCGGAGCCCCGCTTCAACTATGGCGGCATTTTAGCCGAAGGCCTGGTGGTAGGCACGCTCACGGGCCTGGTGGGAGCAGGCGGCGGCTTTTTGATCATCCCGGCGCTGGTACTCTTCAGCAAGCTGGACATGAAAATGGCGGTAGGCACATCCTTGCTCATCATCGCAGCAAAATCACTCTTCGGTTTTGTGGGCGATATCTTTAACTATGAGATCGACTGGCTCTTCCTGGTAACCTTTTCCGCCATCTCTATCGCCGGCATCTTCGTTGGCACATTCCTCTCTACCAGGATCCATGCGGATAAGCTGAAGACTTCCTTTGGTTGGTTTGTGTTGGCCATGGGCATTTACATCATCGGCAAGGAGCTTTTCTTTTAGCCACCGGGTTCTGTACCGCCATAGAAGTATAAAAAACCTGAACGGAAGTATAACGTCAGGTAAGCGGAGGTGAGTTACCGCGGCATCCAGAAGCATTTGAGGAACTGGCCGCATTAACCCGGTGCACGGGCTAGTTGCTCAGGAACTGAATTCTGCTTTCTGCGTGGCTGCCGGAGTTGTCTGTGGTCCGCGCTTGTGTGGTAAGGCGCATGTTCGTAATTTGTTTGCCAACCATACGTTTATACCTGCCAGGTTTATTTTATGAAAAGCCACCTGCTCCTGTTTCTGAGTGCTGTGCTCCTGCTCTTCACGCTGCCGAAGAGCGGTAATCTTTATGGCATCAGTGGGGTGGAGCAGAGCCAGCAGGTGAAAAAAAACTGCGCGGCGGGGGCACTGAAGCGGCCTTGTACCCGTAAGTGCCTGAAACACCAGACGCACTCCGGTCAGCGCGGGGCGGGCACCGTGCTAACCGACTGCAGCCAACCTTTTTACGCCCTTGCTCCCGCACCGCAGCAACAGCCCTCGTTTGTGGCTGAACCCGCGCAGCAAGAGGCGCGACTGCCAAGCGGCAAGCCCCACTCCCCTTTCCTTCAAATAGAACCTGACCCACCGCGCCTCTTATAGGAAATACACCCGCAGCTTATACTTTTGTATGGGGTGCGGCTAAAGTATGTCCCTACTACCGGACCAATTCTTGCGCACCTGGCCCCTGGTTAACGGAATTTACCTGCATGCTAAGGTTCGGGTGTGGCACAGTTATCGCATTATTTCAACTTCAAGAATCAACATGGCTAAAAATAAATTTTCTATCAAGAACATACCTGGCTGGGCGGTGATGCTCGGCATATTCGGCATTTTATACCTCACCGGCCTGCACACAGAGGCTATCGGGCAGGTACAGCGCCTGCTGCTGGCCACCGGCATCCGCAATGCCGATGTGCCGGAGACGCTGCAGAACCCCGACGCAACAGCAGTGGAGGAAGCATCTGCTGCAGCCGGTTCATCCATGGCCGGTGCCGGCTTTAAAATGCTAGACCTCAACGGCAAAACAACCAACTTCGAGAGCCTGAAAGGCAAGGTTATTTTCCTGAACATCTGGGCTACCTGGTGCCCACCCTGCGTTGCCGAGATGCCGAACATCCAAAGCCTCTATGAAAAGATCGGCTCCGACAAAATCGCCTTCGTAATGCTCTCCGTGGACGAGGGAGGTATGGAAAAAGTAAAGAAGTACATAGATAAGAAAGGCTATACTTTCCCGGTGTACATGCCGGGCAGCCAGTTCCCCAGAGAGTTCTATTCCAACGCCATTCCCACAACCTTCATCATTTCGCCGGAGGGTAAAATAGTGGCCAAACAGGAAGGCATGGCCGACTATGATACCAAGGAAGTGCGCGAGTTCCTGCAAGGGCTGGCTAAATAAACAAGGCATACAGGCTGCCCTGAACAGTGCCGGGGCAGCCTGTATACTTAGCTTTGCGCTTCGGCAATCACACCTTCTGCCAGTATGCTGCCACGTGCTTTTGCTGTGGGCGTGGTACCTGTAGCCCAGGAGCCGCGAAAATCAGCAGAAGGCTGAACAGGAGGAATTAACCTATAGGCAGGGGCTTGATAACCTATAAATTCCTATATTTACAACAGTCAACAACTAAACAACAGCATGTATACAGGATTACAGCATTTACACTCGTTCATGACCTATCTGGTACTGTTAGGTCTGCTCATCAGCTTTGGCGCTGCTGTGGCAGGCTTGTCGGGCAACAAAATCTATACCGACAAAGACAGAAAGCTTGGCTTGCTGGGTCTTATTCCGACGCACCTGCAGTGGGTGATCGGGGTGATCTTATACTTTGTATCGCCACTAGGCATGGCAAACTTCTCCGGCGAAGCAATGGGAGACTCTGTTTCCAGGCTTTATATTCTGGAGCACCCGCTTACCATGATCATTGCGGTTATCCTGATCACGGTGGGTTACTCGCGCGCCAAGCGCCAGATCGGCACCGACAACAAAGGCTTTAAGAGCATTGCCATCTTCTACGGCATCGGTCTGTTCCTGATACTGCTCCGTATTCCATGGAACGCCTGGCCAGGAAACTAAGCCCGCCCAAGTATAAAAGTATAACAGCCGCTCTGCCTACTGGTGGAGCGGCTGTTTTTTTACCCTCCCCTAAGAACAGGGGAGGGAGTTTGTACTTACAAGTATAAACCCACCCCTGGCCCCTCCGAGGAGGGGAATTATACTTACTCCTTTCCCTGTCCTCTCGAGCAGGGCGAGAAATCTAGCGGGAATTCTAAAGAGATCTCTCCCAAAGGTCGAGATGACAGCAAGGGCGGGAGCTATCGAACTGAACCCAGTCCTTGGGTTGAGCGCCTTGTAGATTTACGGTTTCGCTTCAGCGAAATTGCGGAGACCGTAAGGTCAAGCAAAGGAAATGTACACCGCGCGATGCCAAAGGACGAGCCCTCTCGAGCTGGAGAGCACCAATGTCAGAAATGAAACAATACAGGTTGTAAAGCCGTGGAGGAACGGAAGCTAGCAAGGATAGCTTGGCTCAGGTTGCGGCAAGTAGAGGCTCATAGAAGGCACAAGCGGACGCTTGCGCCAGGGAAGCAAGTATAGCCCAAGTATAAATCAACAAATTAATATCAAAACAAAGTGGTTTATACTTTTACGAGCAGCTATAAGCTATGACAAACCCTGTTCAGCCGCCCTACGTCTGTTTACTAAAAAAGGTTTTCGGAATACAATAATAGATTTGTATATAGGTTTTAGTAGATAACTGCGTCGTGCTGCCACATCAACCCGGGCGATCTTTAGCATGGGGAGGCGGCACTTCTTTAACCATGAGTAGCGTACCATGATCATAACGTTTATACTTACCCTGTTCGGAGTTTTTGGAACACTCACCATACTGGCGTACCTGCGGCAGGTAGAGGATAAGATGCCCGAACTGATGAAACAAATGGAGGAGCCTGAGGACCAGGCGTACCACCTCCCACAGCACAACAAGACCCGCAGAAAAATGCGCCACAGCCTCATAAAAATGAAGCGCTACTACTGCCGCAAAAGAAGTACCTCCCTGCTGCGCCGCAGGTATACCAAATAAGGCGCTGCGGTTAGAATGGTTTCAAGACTTTATACTTTCTTGCTAGGTTTTAAAACCGGAGCGTAGTTACCACGGGTAAATGGTCGGAGGCGTAGTGCTCGGGGAGAACCTGCTGCGACACCACCATAAAGCCGGATGCCTTGGTGAAGGCGATAAAATCAATGGCGCGGGTGGGCACGTCTACCTTCTGCAGCGCCACCAGGTCCGGGTTCTGCTACTGGATAACACGAGCAATAGCATCCAGGTCAATCACGCCTGCTCGGCTGGGTGGGTTAACGTGGTGGATGTTGTAACTCATGACCCGCAGTTCCGCTACCTGTTCTTGTCTAGCAGCCTTTTTACCGGCGCAACTCGACACGGCCACGCTGGCGGCAAGTATAAAAGTAAAAAGTATAGCGAGTGGCTTCATGGTAATAGTATAGCTGGTGTTCCTCCCCGTAAGCTAGAAAATATATCAGGCTTTTGCCATGTACTTACCCCATCCCCTTTCCAATCATAGCGGAAATTCTATGCTTTTATATTTATAGTGCTTTATTTTGGAGTATATTGATTATGATGTGATGGATAAGTACAAGTAAATTTCCAATAATTATACTGATGCCGTCAGAGCAGCTATAGGTGTCAGGCCTGTGCTTCCCCGCCGTTGTTGGTGTTATCATCAACAACGGCGGCAAACACTAACACCTCCGGGAACACCCACACCGACAACGGCGGGATTCCTTACTCACCCGATCGGCAGGCAAAAGAAAATCACACCAAACAAGAAGCAAACCTGCACTCTCCGGTATTCTACATATCCCAGATTACGTAAACTAAGATTATTACTTTTACGAGGTTATCTGGGAGATAATATGGGAAGCAAAGCGCAATGGCATCGGATTGGGAGAATGATGCCATAGGCCAGACGATTATGGGTTGGATTAGGATAAAATAGATACCGGTAGCGGGCTACAATTTCCATTTTCACTACTGTGCTATCAGCAATATAATTCCTATGGAAGCATGTGGCGGGTTTTAAGGTATTGTATGAATAGCTTTCTAGTATTGTTATATGACTAAATTTTGCCTCTCTTTTAGTGTGTTGCTACTTATAGCACAGTCTTTATACGCGCAGGAGTCAGAAATCAGAAAAAGTATGATGGATAGCACATACTCCGGTAACAATCCCATCATTCAGGGAGCTACGGCAGAAAAACTCTTGAATCTGAGAGAAAGATTAGATTTTAACTTTCTTTTTCGAAGCTCGGCAGAGTTTCCAAGCGGTTCTTCCAACCAGGCGTCCATTAAGTTGAACGAGGCGCGAATCGAGCTGAAGGGAGACATTACGCAGGATTTGAGTTTTCGCATTAGATACAGACTATACAGGAGCTTTGAAGCGAATAGCCTGGATAACGCCCCCAGCGCGGTAGACCATGCTAGTGTAACGTACCGGTTTGGGCAGGAGAAGAAGTGGCATCTGACGGCAGGAAAACAGGCCGCTAATGTGGGCAGTTGGGAGTTTGATACGAACCCCACTTTTGAATACCAGTATTCCGATTATGTAGCCAGGCAGCTGAATCTGTTTCTTTTGGCTATGGAGTTGGGTTACGAGGTTACCGATAATCACTCCATCCAATTGCAATTGCACAACACGTATAATCAGGGCTTCAACACAGTTTTCACTTCGACGGGCTACGCTAAAAACGGGTTGGAGCCGGCAAAAGTACCTTTCGGGTTATACGTTACCTGGCTGGGCAACATGTTTGATGACAGATGGCAGGCTTTTTACAGCTATAATGTGTCGCAGTTTGCCGAGGATAAAACAGACCATGCCGTATCCATTGCCAATAAGGTGGTACTCGACAGGTTTCATGCCTACCTTGATGTACAGAGCACCTACCTCGCCGTAGACTATCCCAATATCGGGTCACCCGCTGTCAACGAACTACTGGCATCCTCCCCGGCATTCACACCCACCTTTCTGGAAGACATCAATTACAGGTCTGCCATACTTCGGGTAGATTATGAGTTTATACCCAAGTGGTTCATAACAGCCAAGGGCTTTTATGAAACGGCCAGCCACCGAAAAGATAACAGTGACATCGGAGACGATTTCAGGGAGCATTACGGCTATTGGGCGGGTCTGGAATATAAGCCTGTTGCCGATCAGGATATGCGACTGTTTACCTATTATTACTACAATACTTCCCGCTACAACAATGCTGTGGAGGGTATAAACGCAGATCAGAAACTACACTTATTCGCCATTGGCGTGCTATATTTTGTAAACATCCTTTAACCGGCTCCAGGTGTTTCGGCATCATAAGGTGACTTTTCCTGCTGTTGTGGGCG is a window of Pontibacter kalidii DNA encoding:
- a CDS encoding membrane or secreted protein: MSFIFTHTLHLALSILCAFSPPTATQSDGILRTGQKAQQQEALKGAWQLTSGAGQFATLPKGATAVAMLEDGYFTVAYFSEADRKFIGTFGGTYTLKDGKLTQQLEYNTLDSAVVGTSNTLDYTLQNGQLQLSGDNLKQTWARTDKNTASPLEGAWRITGRAGQDGKVNPIHTTGPRKTLKILSGDRFQWIAFNTETKEFSGTGGGTYTAENGTYTEHIEFFSRDSSRVGASLSFDFEVRDGKWHHSGTSSTGKPINEVWERL
- a CDS encoding cold-shock protein, with translation MNQGTVKFFNDSKGFGFIKEANSDQEYFVHVSGLVHEIKENDEVTFDLQEGRKGLNAVNVKRA
- a CDS encoding cold-shock protein, which encodes MGRSQETFSKKEKEKKRLKKRQDKEQKKEDRKASSSKGQDLEDMLAYVDDEGNITSTPPDPTKKRKEVKQEDIQIGVPKQEDLEPTDLTRTGTVTFFNTSKGYGFIKDSDTQESIFVHQNDLSGPVKENDKVTFEVERGLKGLNAVNVKIA
- a CDS encoding PRC-barrel domain-containing protein, coding for MKNEDFRNERLVPLSAMKDYKVAKDNPDVLGWRVVGADGESLGMVRDLIFDPAAMKVRYLAVLADRRFFNTGDDQRLLVPIGVAALDKKGKKVFVSAIDSNTVSNYPVYQGGPISEDYEYAVRDTLQRNQRATMPGTTAEHREEFDEALHEQKTRSGNIPSDFYNDASFDEDRFYTSDQEVYREKIYSTRDYDETLTDPSDTDLRHEERGPKSVEESISTIERLEHLREKGSITQEEFILLKRRALDL
- a CDS encoding MBL fold metallo-hydrolase encodes the protein MKLVDPARNPEPYYDFASENDARIVGVIETHPHADFLSSHLEIHKKNKRHHLYPYPGGRVLSACPLH
- a CDS encoding sulfite exporter TauE/SafE family protein, with the protein product MEIFGYVAALFIGFSLGLIGGGGSILTVPVLVYLLGLSPVIATAYSLFIVGLTSLVGSYKFYKNGLVSLKTATVFGLPSIVAVYLTRRYIVAAIPENIFSIGNLMVTKDLLLMLLFAGLMVFASISMIRKKRSPALPVDENIDTAPGVSSPNGKHPEPRFNYGGILAEGLVVGTLTGLVGAGGGFLIIPALVLFSKLDMKMAVGTSLLIIAAKSLFGFVGDIFNYEIDWLFLVTFSAISIAGIFVGTFLSTRIHADKLKTSFGWFVLAMGIYIIGKELFF
- a CDS encoding TlpA family protein disulfide reductase; amino-acid sequence: MAKNKFSIKNIPGWAVMLGIFGILYLTGLHTEAIGQVQRLLLATGIRNADVPETLQNPDATAVEEASAAAGSSMAGAGFKMLDLNGKTTNFESLKGKVIFLNIWATWCPPCVAEMPNIQSLYEKIGSDKIAFVMLSVDEGGMEKVKKYIDKKGYTFPVYMPGSQFPREFYSNAIPTTFIISPEGKIVAKQEGMADYDTKEVREFLQGLAK
- a CDS encoding endonuclease/exonuclease/phosphatase family protein; amino-acid sequence: MKPLAILFTFILAASVAVSSCAGKKAARQEQVAELRVMSYNIHHVNPPSRAGVIDLDAIARVIQ
- a CDS encoding porin, giving the protein MMDSTYSGNNPIIQGATAEKLLNLRERLDFNFLFRSSAEFPSGSSNQASIKLNEARIELKGDITQDLSFRIRYRLYRSFEANSLDNAPSAVDHASVTYRFGQEKKWHLTAGKQAANVGSWEFDTNPTFEYQYSDYVARQLNLFLLAMELGYEVTDNHSIQLQLHNTYNQGFNTVFTSTGYAKNGLEPAKVPFGLYVTWLGNMFDDRWQAFYSYNVSQFAEDKTDHAVSIANKVVLDRFHAYLDVQSTYLAVDYPNIGSPAVNELLASSPAFTPTFLEDINYRSAILRVDYEFIPKWFITAKGFYETASHRKDNSDIGDDFREHYGYWAGLEYKPVADQDMRLFTYYYYNTSRYNNAVEGINADQKLHLFAIGVLYFVNIL